GACCATTCCGGCGCAGGAGGCGGCGCTCGCGCGCTGGCACACCGACGGGCGCATCGCGCGCGCGGTGGTCGTCGGACTCGCCGCGATGGTCGCCGGCGGCGCGGTGTGGAAGCTGGTGCATGCGGTGCCGCGCGCGCGGTGGCTCTTTCTCGGCGGGCTGCTGTGCGGGCTCGCGCTGCTGGCGTTCGCATGAGCGAGCCCGCGCGCTCCATGACGCCCTCGTCACCATCGGTCGGGAGCCCGCCTGCTCTCCCGCTCTCGATCCGTCTCTCTATCTTCCTGCGACTGCTCGCGATCCAGGCCTCGTGGAACTACGAGATCCTGCTCGGCAACGGGATCGGCTTCTGCACCGAGCCGGCGCTGCGCCTCCTGCCCGGTGGCAAGGGCGGGGAGGCGTATCGCGCGGCGCTCGCTCGGCACAGTCAGTACTTCAACGCGCATCCGTACTTCGCCGGCGTCGCGGTCGGTGCGCTGATCCGCGCGGAGCTCGCCGGCGAGCCGCCGACCCGCATCGAGCGTTTCCGCACGGCGCTGTGCGGTCCGCTCGGCAGCGTGGGCGACCGGCTCGTGTGGGCGGCGTGGCTTCCGTTCTGCTCGCTGCTCGCGCTGCTCGCGTTCGGGGCCGGCGCCGGCCCGCTCGCCGTGGTGGGCGGGTTCCTCGCGCTCTACAACGCCGGCCATCTCGCGCTGCGCGCGTGGGCGCTGCGCGTCGGGCTCGCGCGCGGGCTGCAGGTCGCGCAGGCGTTAGGCGGCCCCGTGCTGCGGCAGGGACCGCAGTGGCTCGATCAGGGCGCCGCATTCATCGGGGGCGCGGCGCTCCCCCTCACCCTCGCGCGCGTGATCGGGCCCGGGCGCGCGCTCCTCGGCGCCGTGGTGGTCGCCGTGATGGCCGGTGCACTGGTCATCGCGCGGCTGCATGGGCGCATCGAGGGCTGGCGTCTTGCCGTTCTCTGTCTGGCAGCCTTCGTCCTCTACTCGATCGCCCGATGATGGCCGAACAGTCCGTCCGGATCCTGAACAAGAACGGGCTCCACGCGCGA
This DNA window, taken from Gemmatirosa kalamazoonensis, encodes the following:
- a CDS encoding PTS system mannose/fructose/sorbose family transporter subunit IID, translated to MSEPARSMTPSSPSVGSPPALPLSIRLSIFLRLLAIQASWNYEILLGNGIGFCTEPALRLLPGGKGGEAYRAALARHSQYFNAHPYFAGVAVGALIRAELAGEPPTRIERFRTALCGPLGSVGDRLVWAAWLPFCSLLALLAFGAGAGPLAVVGGFLALYNAGHLALRAWALRVGLARGLQVAQALGGPVLRQGPQWLDQGAAFIGGAALPLTLARVIGPGRALLGAVVVAVMAGALVIARLHGRIEGWRLAVLCLAAFVLYSIAR